A window of Infirmifilum lucidum contains these coding sequences:
- a CDS encoding Lrp/AsnC ligand binding domain-containing protein — MIKGYILVTTKPGKEYEVASEIMKIQFVSDVDVTYGLWDIVVKVEAPSLSDLDKVISAIRSIKSIEQTATLVSQETA; from the coding sequence ATGATTAAGGGATACATACTGGTCACGACGAAACCTGGGAAGGAGTACGAGGTCGCGAGCGAGATAATGAAAATACAATTCGTAAGCGACGTAGACGTGACCTACGGGCTATGGGACATCGTAGTTAAGGTTGAAGCCCCATCGCTCTCAGACTTGGACAAGGTTATTTCGGCTATCAGGAGCATTAAGAGCATAGAGCAGACAGCTACCCTCGTATCTCAAGAGACGGCTTAA
- a CDS encoding PUA domain-containing protein has protein sequence MGEVLSAFELRALEAVILYQLGVEVRLEGASLNVRGVRSRRTSRLKQILLDGKPVITIRANDGFVVPKRDGWEFLARHSDDKRLPCVIVPGDVARFVAEGRTLFSKHVIKAEGEIYPGDEICIKSDNGEIVGSGKALLPGWEMGRIKRGKAVRTR, from the coding sequence GTGGGAGAAGTATTAAGTGCATTCGAGCTACGGGCTTTAGAAGCTGTTATACTGTACCAACTCGGCGTAGAAGTCCGGCTAGAGGGTGCATCCTTGAATGTGAGAGGAGTTAGATCCCGTAGAACTAGTAGGTTAAAACAGATCCTGCTTGATGGCAAGCCCGTAATCACTATAAGAGCTAATGACGGTTTTGTCGTACCAAAAAGAGACGGCTGGGAATTTCTTGCGAGGCACTCGGACGACAAGAGACTCCCCTGCGTCATAGTTCCCGGCGACGTTGCCAGGTTCGTGGCTGAAGGCAGAACTCTCTTCTCAAAGCACGTCATCAAGGCAGAGGGAGAAATCTATCCCGGAGACGAGATCTGCATAAAGTCCGATAACGGGGAAATTGTGGGCTCGGGTAAGGCTTTGTTGCCTGGCTGGGAGATGGGAAGGATAAAAAGGGGAAAAGCCGTAAGAACCAGATAA
- a CDS encoding phosphoadenosine phosphosulfate reductase domain-containing protein, translating to MESASILKKVSARVYWDLRLNAPLAYSRDGLTARLRLTPPGDAYPAVGRLYRLVWDTIDSYFTKAGSRAEEVIPRRKAMLANKVMYPDFAVELVTDAQVVGHFIYDIRGRAWRFRPLYGTVLRMVESEVGFYAKTRLDKLARGYVVKQSHLEKFVLPREDEYVAVASRNMSYLGVGVVLRNGRIYVLKSWLRKPYSLLEGDPSWWDIVRLHDRYLSEKEREATSFIREVYEKYKLPVVVSFSGGKDSLVTLYLALKALGPERVKVLFNNTGLEFPETVEYVYRVCERMGVELIVADAGDAFWRGVSVMGPPARDLRWCCKVTKFAPIARVLRRLFPGGALSLVGQRRYESAQRALSPRVWRNAWLPNVVAATPIQDWSALDVWLYIFRERLLPNPLYYLGLDRLGCWLCPATEMGEFELAKAVHGSLYSKWSEYLFEYARENSVSESWVRYGLWRWVRPPKDILNTIDLKEQDVLNPVRGARVTWHYEGNKLVFELEKTMMKPESTRLRNILLTSKKADAHIEGIRVEEGQLVLETRGVSPEVEKEVVRAVIRAFYCVGCLECANWCPTGAISLGSEGGIVIDEGRCIRCGTCQQKCPIAEYTLKFQGFFTSG from the coding sequence ATGGAGAGCGCATCGATCCTGAAGAAAGTCTCTGCAAGGGTGTACTGGGATCTTAGGCTTAATGCCCCTCTAGCGTATAGTCGCGACGGGCTTACAGCCAGGCTTCGCTTGACGCCGCCTGGAGACGCCTACCCCGCAGTGGGCCGCCTCTATAGGCTTGTGTGGGACACCATAGATAGTTACTTCACCAAGGCCGGGAGCCGGGCAGAAGAAGTAATTCCCAGGAGGAAGGCTATGTTAGCAAACAAGGTAATGTACCCAGACTTCGCGGTCGAGCTCGTAACGGATGCCCAGGTAGTAGGGCACTTCATATACGATATAAGAGGGAGGGCATGGCGGTTCCGCCCACTCTACGGAACAGTCCTAAGAATGGTCGAGAGCGAGGTGGGCTTTTACGCGAAGACAAGGCTCGACAAACTGGCCAGGGGGTACGTGGTAAAGCAAAGTCACCTCGAAAAGTTTGTACTGCCGAGAGAGGACGAGTACGTAGCAGTCGCATCGCGGAATATGAGTTATCTCGGCGTCGGGGTCGTCCTAAGGAACGGTAGGATCTATGTCTTGAAGAGCTGGCTCCGGAAGCCCTATAGCTTGCTCGAGGGCGACCCGAGCTGGTGGGATATCGTAAGGCTTCACGACAGGTATCTGAGTGAGAAAGAGCGCGAGGCAACGTCTTTTATAAGAGAGGTCTATGAGAAGTACAAGCTACCTGTAGTTGTCTCGTTCTCGGGCGGTAAGGACAGCCTTGTAACGCTCTACCTCGCCTTGAAGGCACTAGGCCCAGAGAGGGTGAAAGTCCTGTTTAACAACACTGGACTTGAGTTCCCGGAGACCGTGGAATACGTGTACAGGGTCTGCGAACGTATGGGTGTAGAGCTAATAGTGGCAGACGCGGGCGACGCGTTCTGGCGCGGCGTCTCTGTCATGGGGCCGCCTGCACGAGACCTCAGGTGGTGCTGTAAGGTTACGAAATTCGCGCCAATCGCCCGTGTACTGAGGAGGTTATTCCCAGGCGGTGCATTGAGTCTTGTAGGCCAGAGGAGGTACGAGTCTGCTCAGCGGGCACTTTCCCCGCGAGTATGGAGAAATGCCTGGTTGCCGAACGTTGTAGCAGCCACGCCAATACAGGACTGGTCTGCCCTCGATGTGTGGCTCTACATCTTCAGGGAGAGGCTACTGCCGAATCCCCTCTACTATCTCGGCCTAGACCGGCTTGGGTGCTGGCTATGCCCCGCCACGGAGATGGGCGAGTTCGAGCTAGCCAAAGCGGTTCACGGGTCGCTATACTCGAAGTGGAGCGAATACTTGTTCGAGTATGCTAGGGAGAACTCTGTCAGCGAGTCCTGGGTGCGCTATGGGCTGTGGAGGTGGGTGCGCCCACCTAAAGATATTCTAAACACTATTGACCTCAAGGAGCAAGACGTTTTAAACCCCGTAAGGGGCGCCCGTGTAACGTGGCACTATGAGGGTAACAAGCTGGTGTTCGAGCTCGAAAAAACCATGATGAAACCTGAGTCTACAAGGCTCAGAAACATACTCCTTACATCGAAGAAGGCAGACGCTCACATTGAGGGAATAAGAGTCGAGGAAGGACAACTAGTTCTTGAGACTAGAGGCGTGTCTCCTGAAGTTGAAAAGGAGGTTGTGCGAGCCGTGATACGCGCTTTTTACTGTGTAGGGTGCCTTGAATGCGCCAATTGGTGTCCCACAGGGGCCATAAGCTTGGGCAGTGAGGGAGGTATTGTTATAGACGAAGGTAGGTGTATACGTTGTGGCACATGCCAGCAGAAGTGCCCTATAGCAGAGTACACATTAAAGTTTCAAGGTTTCTTCACAAGTGGTTGA
- a CDS encoding DNA topoisomerase IV subunit A, which produces MSSKRGGVQAPPEEEVVKRLESLGKQIAEQIMRGEPPYLEIPVRTLANTIWDRKRKMLLLGPKTARREFFDVGESKRFMQTVLMLKLILEARRQGAHPTIRDLYYRGKHTLTDKYGKQLNENTWDDQRESNAVIQDIEVATGLLREHMGLMHDAKGRIVGQMMIRSKGDIIDLSRLGSGAYAIPSNVDSLEILEVKADYVLVVEKGAIFEQLNEDEFWRKNNCILITGKGQPDRSTRRMVRRLWEEFDLPVYVLTDGDSYGFYIYSVYRSGSITLSYESERLATPEARFLGVAITDIEKYKIPKNFIIKATERDIKRAKELLNYPWFKESKRWLEELNLFIERGQKVEIEALSGHGFRFLSDTYLPEKINKEEWII; this is translated from the coding sequence ATGTCAAGTAAACGGGGAGGTGTACAGGCTCCACCGGAAGAAGAGGTTGTCAAGAGGCTCGAGAGCCTTGGGAAACAGATTGCCGAGCAGATCATGAGGGGGGAACCGCCTTACCTCGAAATACCGGTAAGAACGCTCGCCAACACTATATGGGATAGAAAAAGGAAAATGCTGTTGCTCGGCCCAAAGACTGCCCGGAGGGAATTCTTTGATGTTGGAGAATCGAAAAGATTCATGCAGACTGTACTGATGCTTAAGCTTATCCTCGAAGCCAGAAGACAGGGCGCGCACCCTACCATACGCGACCTCTACTACCGCGGGAAGCATACGCTTACTGATAAATATGGGAAGCAGTTAAACGAGAATACGTGGGACGATCAGAGAGAGAGTAATGCTGTAATCCAGGACATAGAAGTTGCAACGGGTCTTCTACGCGAGCACATGGGGCTCATGCACGATGCAAAAGGGAGAATCGTTGGACAAATGATGATTAGGAGCAAGGGAGATATTATAGACCTCTCCAGGCTTGGCAGCGGTGCCTATGCCATCCCTTCAAATGTAGATAGTCTAGAAATACTCGAGGTGAAGGCGGACTATGTACTCGTTGTGGAGAAAGGAGCCATATTCGAGCAGCTCAACGAGGACGAGTTCTGGAGGAAGAACAACTGCATCCTCATTACAGGTAAAGGCCAACCAGACAGGAGCACCAGGAGGATGGTTCGGAGACTATGGGAAGAGTTTGACCTCCCGGTCTATGTGTTAACGGACGGTGACAGCTACGGGTTTTACATCTACAGCGTATATAGAAGTGGCTCCATCACGCTGAGCTACGAGAGTGAGAGGCTCGCGACTCCAGAGGCCCGTTTCCTCGGTGTAGCGATAACTGATATTGAAAAGTATAAGATTCCGAAGAACTTCATAATAAAGGCCACCGAAAGGGACATCAAGCGCGCGAAAGAGCTCCTCAACTACCCGTGGTTCAAGGAGTCAAAGAGGTGGCTTGAAGAGCTTAACCTTTTCATAGAGAGAGGGCAAAAGGTAGAGATCGAGGCTTTAAGCGGGCACGGATTCAGATTTCTGTCAGACACGTATCTCCCTGAGAAGATAAACAAGGAAGAATGGATAATCTAG
- a CDS encoding DUF1512 domain-containing protein — MDGDTYNLILWLIILTFFSFFTQEMQILRAISEVENYLLVFRSARDKSLSFLASQLKRYSGIHDDRLLENKVNELVETYVILPVDIDPYGIVKKIKHILRTSERGLEERIAQIAPKATRVDVQNLSNIVELARALNIIYKVLNHYYLIARKFRSLWLLMQLSAQMPFVMEEVKAIEGALEAFRHNVPIGDSAGPLVASYLARKYAAGQTFLEPVDNTIVYSLNLEERKVYVIKAKGPGGSVGRVDEALQWVLERERPTHIVTIDAALRYEGEESGTLAYGYGVAMGGIGAERFTIEELATKNNIPLYAVLIKVSEAEALSVMTEDIYRGVKRAVDVVENFVKSQPPGSVIVVIGVGNTVGVP, encoded by the coding sequence ATGGATGGCGACACCTACAACTTGATCCTCTGGCTAATCATACTTACATTCTTCTCTTTTTTCACTCAAGAGATGCAGATCCTCAGAGCGATTAGCGAGGTTGAAAATTACCTCCTCGTGTTCAGATCTGCAAGAGATAAGTCTCTAAGCTTCTTGGCGAGCCAGCTCAAGCGCTACAGCGGCATACACGATGACAGGCTACTAGAAAACAAGGTAAACGAACTCGTTGAGACATACGTCATACTCCCGGTCGATATAGACCCCTACGGGATTGTGAAGAAAATTAAACATATACTCCGCACAAGTGAAAGAGGCTTGGAGGAGCGGATAGCCCAGATTGCCCCTAAAGCCACACGAGTCGACGTGCAGAACTTATCCAATATCGTAGAGCTCGCGCGAGCACTAAACATCATCTACAAGGTTTTGAATCATTACTACCTGATTGCCAGGAAATTTAGGAGCCTATGGCTTCTCATGCAGCTCAGCGCTCAAATGCCATTTGTCATGGAGGAAGTTAAAGCTATTGAGGGGGCTCTCGAGGCGTTCAGACATAACGTACCCATAGGCGACTCAGCCGGACCCCTAGTGGCAAGCTACCTTGCTAGAAAGTATGCTGCAGGCCAGACATTTCTCGAACCCGTTGACAACACAATCGTGTATTCCTTGAACCTCGAGGAGAGAAAAGTCTACGTTATTAAAGCTAAGGGGCCCGGGGGGTCTGTTGGGCGAGTAGACGAGGCATTACAGTGGGTACTAGAACGGGAGAGGCCGACACACATAGTGACCATCGACGCTGCTCTAAGATATGAGGGCGAGGAGTCCGGCACGCTCGCCTATGGGTATGGCGTAGCGATGGGAGGCATCGGGGCTGAACGTTTTACAATCGAAGAGTTAGCGACGAAGAATAACATTCCACTGTATGCTGTTCTCATCAAAGTGTCAGAGGCAGAGGCACTATCCGTGATGACGGAGGATATTTACAGAGGGGTTAAGAGGGCCGTAGACGTCGTAGAGAATTTTGTTAAATCGCAACCGCCAGGCTCGGTAATAGTCGTTATAGGTGTTGGGAACACGGTGGGAGTTCCATGA
- a CDS encoding DNA topoisomerase VI subunit B yields the protein MEKYRGLSPAQFFHRNKEIAGFSNPARALYQTVRELVENSLDATETHGLLPDISVEISLDSNNPDRVTVKVADNGIGIPIHEVPNVFGRVFYGSKYVVRQTRGVFGLGVKMAVLYAQMTTAQPIYVKSAPINSDFIGEYLLYIDIDKNIPHVLKMRIRKKENPKLHGTVVKLTLEGSWVQAKKRIEEYIRRTALIAPYATIRYKTPEEELVFKRVSKKLPEPPQVGRYHPKGVDVEVLKEIIKTVRDPDTTLMDFLVKSFDGVGEKTAQDFLHWAGFDPSIKVKELRLHDLEALASKMKSFNKWRRPRPTTLSPIGEELLKEGVKNILRPSFVKAVTRPPSSYSGHPFIVEVAVAYGGEIPPQDQPIVLRFANKMPLLYDEGVDVSRKVVDEIDWSVYKVKFPAPLAVITHLCSTKIPFKGVGKEAIADVPEVEHELEIAIREASRRLRAYITRMERLHEIQRKEAIIRRYMPEVISAISEVASLDPSILEKKLEEILKRELGKKGVEQYVK from the coding sequence GTGGAGAAATATCGCGGACTTTCGCCGGCGCAGTTCTTTCACAGGAACAAGGAGATAGCTGGCTTTTCCAATCCAGCTAGGGCTCTATACCAGACTGTACGCGAACTCGTTGAAAATTCACTGGACGCTACCGAGACACACGGCCTTCTACCGGACATAAGCGTCGAGATATCTCTAGACTCTAACAACCCAGATAGAGTGACTGTAAAAGTTGCAGACAATGGGATAGGGATTCCTATACACGAGGTACCCAATGTCTTTGGCCGCGTATTCTACGGATCGAAGTACGTAGTTAGGCAGACAAGGGGTGTGTTTGGGCTCGGTGTAAAGATGGCTGTCCTCTACGCCCAGATGACAACTGCCCAGCCGATCTACGTGAAGAGTGCTCCAATCAATTCTGACTTTATCGGGGAGTACCTCTTGTACATAGATATTGACAAGAACATCCCACATGTCCTTAAGATGAGAATAAGGAAGAAAGAAAATCCTAAGCTTCACGGCACGGTTGTAAAACTGACACTAGAAGGTTCGTGGGTGCAGGCAAAGAAAAGAATAGAGGAGTATATCAGACGTACGGCGCTGATAGCTCCATACGCAACGATAAGGTACAAGACCCCGGAGGAAGAACTTGTGTTCAAGAGAGTTTCCAAGAAACTCCCCGAGCCGCCTCAGGTGGGCCGGTACCACCCTAAAGGTGTAGACGTGGAGGTACTTAAGGAGATCATAAAGACCGTGCGGGATCCCGATACAACGCTAATGGATTTCCTAGTCAAGAGCTTCGACGGCGTTGGCGAGAAGACCGCGCAGGATTTCCTGCATTGGGCCGGATTCGATCCTTCGATAAAGGTAAAGGAGCTAAGGCTCCATGATCTTGAGGCCCTAGCGTCGAAAATGAAGTCATTCAATAAGTGGCGACGCCCCCGTCCCACAACTCTCTCGCCTATAGGAGAAGAGCTCCTAAAAGAGGGGGTAAAGAATATTCTTAGGCCGAGCTTTGTTAAAGCTGTCACTAGGCCCCCATCCTCTTACAGCGGGCACCCGTTCATAGTCGAGGTTGCAGTGGCCTACGGTGGCGAGATTCCACCGCAGGATCAGCCCATTGTTCTCCGTTTCGCAAATAAAATGCCGCTTCTATACGATGAGGGTGTAGACGTTTCCAGAAAAGTCGTCGACGAGATAGACTGGAGCGTATATAAGGTGAAGTTCCCAGCGCCGCTAGCAGTGATAACGCACCTGTGTTCTACGAAGATACCGTTCAAGGGTGTTGGGAAAGAAGCTATAGCAGATGTCCCTGAGGTCGAGCACGAGCTGGAGATAGCAATCAGGGAAGCTTCGAGGAGGTTAAGAGCGTACATAACGAGAATGGAGAGGCTTCATGAGATCCAGAGAAAGGAGGCCATAATTAGGCGTTATATGCCAGAGGTTATTTCCGCCATATCCGAGGTGGCTTCACTCGATCCTTCGATTCTCGAGAAGAAGCTAGAAGAAATCCTTAAGAGAGAACTTGGGAAGAAGGGGGTAGAACAATATGTCAAGTAA
- the tes gene encoding tetraether lipid synthase Tes, whose protein sequence is MTDLKVELSQRLGEPRVDYKLLSSASFSEIKEVAEKLRPLLMPKPGVDYRVYLGKRPQLRDGEELITYTQSACPECYSLLTAVIFKRDGKVWIRKVCPEHGEFEELYFGDARVYEKFRSFQRDGKGNTVTHVPLTALCPYNCGVCPRHKSNAALINLVLTNRCDLSCFYCFFYASRAGYVYEPSLEHIRYMLRQARLSEPVKPPAIQLTGGEPTLRDDLVEIIKMAREEGFTHIQLNTNGIRLAFDPSLAEKVRKAGTNVVYLSFDGVSPLTNPKNHWEVPYALDNLRKAGLGAVLVPTVIKSYNLSEVGKIIQFGLKHNDIVRGVNFQPVSITGRMPRKEREKERVTIPDVLKAIEEQTNGQIRVEDWYPVPSVAPISRFVEAVTGKPQIAFTTHFACGAATYVWQDDGEIIPITRFVNVDEFLAFLDKKADELERGRNKYIVMLEVVWKLRKFVDLEKAPKRLREGNRILKILYNVFVKHDYESLGEFHYNTLFLGLMHFQDLYNHDVARVMRCDIHYVMPDGRQVPFCSFNVISDLYRDRAQKAFSYSVSDWERISGKSLKDTAYKRNIRKLISGEPYRRHYRGIIDIDSIPYEQHVLASKKFGIPVIEE, encoded by the coding sequence ATGACAGATCTTAAGGTAGAGCTTTCTCAAAGACTAGGGGAGCCGCGTGTTGACTACAAGCTTCTTTCAAGTGCAAGTTTCTCAGAGATTAAGGAGGTTGCTGAGAAACTACGGCCGCTTCTCATGCCAAAGCCTGGCGTGGACTACAGGGTCTACCTTGGAAAAAGGCCACAGCTACGCGACGGAGAAGAACTCATCACCTACACTCAGTCGGCGTGTCCCGAGTGCTATTCTCTTCTGACAGCTGTAATATTCAAGAGGGACGGAAAAGTCTGGATACGGAAGGTCTGCCCTGAACACGGCGAGTTCGAAGAGCTTTACTTTGGAGACGCCAGAGTATACGAGAAGTTCAGGAGTTTTCAGAGAGACGGGAAAGGCAACACTGTAACACATGTTCCGCTCACTGCCCTATGCCCATACAATTGTGGAGTGTGCCCTAGGCACAAATCTAACGCCGCTTTAATAAACCTCGTTCTTACGAACAGGTGCGACTTAAGTTGCTTCTATTGCTTCTTCTATGCCTCGCGTGCCGGTTACGTCTACGAGCCGTCTCTGGAACACATCAGGTACATGCTCAGGCAGGCTAGGTTATCTGAGCCGGTCAAGCCCCCCGCTATCCAGCTAACAGGAGGAGAGCCTACGTTGCGCGACGACCTAGTAGAGATTATAAAGATGGCTAGGGAGGAGGGCTTTACACACATCCAATTAAACACTAATGGGATACGGCTGGCCTTCGACCCTAGCCTCGCGGAGAAGGTGAGGAAAGCCGGTACAAACGTCGTGTACCTGAGCTTTGACGGAGTGTCGCCACTCACAAACCCAAAGAATCACTGGGAGGTTCCCTACGCTCTAGACAATCTCAGGAAGGCGGGCCTCGGAGCAGTACTTGTCCCAACAGTTATAAAGAGCTACAATTTAAGTGAAGTTGGTAAAATAATCCAGTTCGGGTTAAAGCACAACGACATAGTTAGGGGCGTAAACTTCCAGCCGGTATCCATTACTGGGCGCATGCCCAGGAAGGAGCGCGAAAAGGAGCGCGTAACTATCCCTGATGTTCTAAAGGCTATAGAGGAACAAACAAATGGTCAAATAAGAGTCGAGGATTGGTACCCTGTTCCAAGCGTCGCCCCCATTTCCCGTTTTGTTGAAGCGGTTACAGGTAAGCCTCAGATAGCGTTTACGACGCACTTTGCCTGTGGAGCCGCTACCTACGTGTGGCAGGACGACGGCGAGATAATACCGATAACTAGGTTTGTAAACGTCGACGAGTTCCTGGCATTCCTCGATAAAAAGGCAGACGAACTCGAGAGGGGTAGGAACAAATACATTGTAATGCTCGAAGTAGTATGGAAGCTGAGGAAGTTCGTGGATCTCGAAAAAGCTCCTAAACGGTTAAGAGAAGGCAACAGGATACTCAAGATACTCTACAATGTTTTCGTCAAACATGACTACGAGAGCCTCGGAGAGTTCCACTATAACACCTTGTTCTTAGGGCTGATGCACTTCCAAGACCTCTACAACCACGATGTTGCAAGAGTCATGAGATGCGACATACACTACGTAATGCCAGACGGGAGACAAGTGCCCTTCTGCTCCTTTAACGTCATCTCAGACCTCTATCGCGACCGGGCGCAGAAGGCTTTCTCGTACTCTGTAAGTGACTGGGAGAGGATAAGTGGGAAGTCTCTCAAGGATACCGCGTACAAGAGGAACATTAGGAAACTAATCTCGGGAGAGCCCTACAGGAGACACTACCGGGGCATAATTGATATCGACTCCATACCCTACGAGCAACACGTACTGGCCTCCAAGAAATTCGGTATACCGGTTATAGAGGAGTAA